The Sebastes umbrosus isolate fSebUmb1 chromosome 1, fSebUmb1.pri, whole genome shotgun sequence genome includes the window agtattttttatgGGAGTAATTGTACTTTGACTTGAGTAAATATTTTCAGTCCTCTACCCTCGGCTGGGTTTTACTTCTGTAATATGATGTGATTCTTTGTTGTCATGCTTCAACTGACTGTGCTGATGTCTGCTTGACATAGTTTTGCATTAATTGTCTGTATTTTATCCTCCTTATTCTCGGGGGCGTTACTGAAGAAATGATTATGGGCGTAACTTCTGGTGAGGTAGTGGAAGTAGCAGTGAACTAGTTAGTCCCATAGGCTAACGATAGTggctaaccatagtggctaacgatagtggctaaccatagtggctaaccgCCAACGACGCTTCTTTTGAAGACatcctgctttatttttttttcacagatattAACTAACGTTAAATTagcattttctaaaatgtccttgTGGAGCTCTGGTACCTGTTGAGCTGCTGGCAGCTGTACTAACAACCAGACAAAGCTAAATCTGTGGCTTCAACAAAAGTGTGTTTAAAATGCACCCTAAAACAAAAAGAGATTGTTGTTGTGACCAACAGTACCGTTTCCATCGCCAACTTACAGACGAGGAATCCAGAAGAATGTGGCTGAGAAACCTGAACTAGAAGAGACCACCATTAACCCTCGTTATGTGAGCTCATCACATTTAGTGGACTAAAAGGCAACGGAGGAAAACTTGTATCCTACTTTGTGGTTGGGCTATAAAGAGCAGCGGAAAAGAGACACCGGGTCCTTAAAAGGACTGACAGCAGTGCCAGGAGAACATCAGGTATGATGGCATGTGTAGGGAGGACTCAGCATTGTAGCGTTGGTTTAATGACAGCCAGTTACTTTAACTACtttctgtacagtttaaaatgtaaggcAGTTCATGGCACGGAGAGCAGGGCAGCATTAGACTAAAGATAGTTTATGTATGGTTATCTGTGTGTAAAAAACTAAACCTTGTTACTGTGGAAGTACTgatctgcctcagagctttACAGATTGTTCATCGCTTCACTGTCTGTAGCAACGGAGTCAATAAAGTAGCTAAATATGCTAGTGTAGGTTATCTAAGGCCActtcttcaggtcgtcctccatccctccatagtAGAAGGCAGAGCTTTGAtcacattatcctgtttgagctgTAGTAGGTggtgttcacacatgttttactatTGTTTTAATACAATCACTCTAGGAGAGACGATTAATGTAACTTTACCATGGAAAACAGCGGTTCCGGTTCAGTAAAATGACATGCCGGAAGTTGCGCCCATAATTCACGCAAGGCATCATGGGTAATAGGAATAAGGTGGATTTGATGATGCCTTACTCCTCTAAACTAATTTTACATGTTGTTGGGTTTTAAAGACTGATTTAACATCAGGCTGACGGACAACAGTTGAAAATTAGCCTTTtggcataaaataaataaatcaaacttaaaacacactcacacttccTCAGACCAGGTCTGAACCACTGCTGTCCACCATGGTCCGTCCTGCAGGAGGAAACACAGTCACAATCAACTTCACTCATATCCTAAGATATGAGATTAAGGGTAAAATGGAGGGTGAAATAAATATGCTGATTGGTGTGACATCAGCAGTAATGGAGCCATTGTACTGGACTGTAATGAGCCTGAAGAAAACCTcttcatttattaattgatcTACAATCCAACTCTCACCGATGACTTGTTTCGTTTGTGTTGGggttttattttctataaaCCACACAAGTTGGACTACGTTTAAatggactatatatatatataacttttatttaactaggaagtcacattgagattatTAAAGCGTTTCACTTGATGTGGCCCAATAAGAATTCAGAATCTCAACAAAAGAAACCGAATTGACAGGAAAGAGGACGAGGAGAAAACGGTGAAATCAGCTGGGGCACTGAGGATGGGGCACCAAGGCCACTGTGGCCGCAGGGCATATAATTTTCAGAAGGGCGTCAAGGCCAGATTGATGGGCCAAGACAGCGATGAACACCAGTGCCCTACTCATGAACCATCACACTATACTGGTGACGAGCTCCTGAGTCAGCAAACACCTTCAGTAcgatattgatgtttaactTACACTGTTACTCATGTCCAGGTCTCTCAGACTAGAGGACTGGGAGCGGAGAACTAAGGACAGGGCTTCACAGCTTCTCTCTGACAATGTACAGCCTCTCAATAAAAAGTccatccaataataaatatgaagaaAGTAAGACCCCAGAGggtcattatttttcaaaaagttGAACACCAACCTGAGAGTTTCCAGTGTACAGTGGGGACTCTTCAGTCCAGCAGACAGCAACATCACTCCTGAGTCCTGCAGGTTGTTGTAATTCAGGTCCAGGTCTCTCAGACTAGAGGACTGGGAGCTGAGAACTGAAGACAGAGCTTCACAGCTTCTCTCTGAGAGGTTACAGCCACTCAAcctaaaaatattcaataaaaagtaaaaaacagctCAAAGAGTCATCATTTTCAGATAGCTGAACACCAACCTGAGAGTTTCCAGTGTACAGTGGGGACTCTTCAGTCCAGCAGACAACAGCGTCACTCCTGAATTTCGCAGCTTgttgttactcaggtccagGCCTCTCAGACTAGAGGACTGGGAGCTGAGAAATGAGGACAGCGCTTCACAGCTCCTCACTGAGAGGTTACAGCCACTCAGCCTGAAGAAGATTTTTAGTCAGTCAATTCACATATCAAATATAAAAAGTGAATAACAGCCTGTTGGGTACATTTTTACAAAAAGTTGAATCCTGACCTGAGAGTTTTCAGTGTGCAGTGGGAACTCTTCAGTCCAgtagacagcagcttcactcctgaatcccgTAGCTTgttgttactcaggtccagGTCTCTCAGACTGGAGGACTGGGAGCTGAGAACTGAGGACAGAGCTTCACAGCTTCTCCCTGAGAGGTTACAGCCACTCAGCCTGAAGAAGAATCAGCAATACTTAagaaacaattaaaaacaatggttgttgttgtttctgaatAAAGAAAGACAACATTTAATGTGGATAGCTGTGTCCACGTACAGAGCTTTGTTGGAGACTTTGACCACTGGCAGCAGCCTCAGAAGACCCTCCTCTGAAGCAGAGTATTTCTTCAGGTAAAACACGTCCAGATCTTCTCCTGATGACAGTAAGATGAAGACCAGAGCTGACCACTGAGCAGGAGACAGTTTACCTGTAGATAGTCTTCCTGATCTCAGGGACTGTTGGATCTCCTCCACCAGAGAACGATCATTCAGTTCATTCAGACAGTGGAACATATTGATGCTTCTTTCTGCAGAGGAATTCTCACTGATCTTCTTCTTGATGTACTCAACTGTTTTCTGATTGGTTTGTGAgcttcttcctgtctgtctcagcAAACCTCGTAGGAGAGTCTGATTGGTCTCTAGGGAAAGACCCAGGAGGAAGCGGAGGAACAAGTCCAGGTGTCCGTTTGGACTCTCTAGGGTCTTGTCCACAGCACTCTGGTAGAGATGTGTTGGCTCAGGTTTGTCTCTGAAGACTTTAGACAACTGGGAGGTTTTGTGTCCTTCTGCCATCGGATTGACACCAGAGTTGATGAATGTCAGGACATGAagagcagccagaaactcctgaacacTCAGATGGACGAAGCAGAACACCTTGTCCTGGTacagtcctctctcctctttaaagATCTCTGTGAACACTCCTGAGTACACTGAGGCTGATCTGATATCGATGCCACACTCTGTCAGGTCGGATTCATAGAAGATCAGGTGGCCTTTCTGCAGCTGATCAAAAGCCAGTTTTCCCAGGGACTCAATCATCTTCCTGCTCTCTGGACTCCAGTGTGGATCTGTGTCATCTCCTCCATCATACTTGATGTTCTTCACTTTGGATTGAACCACCAGGAAGTGGATGTACatctcagtcagggtcttgggcagctctcctccctctctggtcttcaacacctcctccagaactgtagcagtgatccagcagaagaccggGATGtggcacatgatgtggaggcttcGTGATGTCATGATGTGGTAGATGATCTTTCTGGTCTGTTCCTCATCTTTCGATCTcttcctgaagtactcctccttctgtggGTCGGTgaaccctctgacctctgtcaCCATGTCAACACACTccggagggatctgattggctgctgcaggtcgtgTGGTTATCCAGAGACAAGCAGAGGGAAGCAGTTTCCCCCTGATGAGGTTTGTCAGCAGCACATCCACTGAGGTGGACTCTGTAACATCAGTCAGGATCTTGTTGTTGTGGAAGTCCAGAGGAAGTCGACACTCATCCAgaccgtcaaagatgaacataACCTGGAACTCTTCCAACTTGCAAATTCCTGCTTCTTTGGTTTCAGTTAAGAAGTCATGAACAAGTTCCACCAAGCTGTATTTCTTCTCTTTCAGCACATTCAGCTCTCTAAACGTGAATGGAAATATGAACTGTATGTCCTGGTTGGCTTTGTCTtcagcccagtccagagtgaacttctgtgtTAAGACTGTTTTCCCGATGCCAGCCACTCCCTTTGTCatcactgttctgattggttcatcTCTTCCAGgtgaggctttaaagatgtcttcTTGTCTGATTGTTGTTTCTGGTCTGTGTGGTTTCCTGGATGCTGTTTCAATGTGTCTGACCTCGGGTTCATCATTGACCTCTGCAGTccctccctctgtgatgtagagctctgTGTAGATCTGATTCAGAAGGGTTGGGTTTCCTGCTCTAGCGatcccctcaaacacacactggaactTCTTCTTCAGATTAGACTTGAGATGACGTCGACACACTGCAGCAACAGTTcctgaataaacaaacaagaaattaAAT containing:
- the LOC119481393 gene encoding protein NLRC3-like; amino-acid sequence: MVTESMFGVMDSRTLGNAVHCLCHHFECVRQVSSEGLGGQSAQQHQTDLDSIFMLLEDNIVTFVKNELKKIQKVLSPDFPECLESQREDEEMVDGEDEEQRRSSTEAFLKITLNFLKRMKWEELADSLHSRTVAAVCRRHLKSNLKKKFQCVFEGIARAGNPTLLNQIYTELYITEGGTAEVNDEPEVRHIETASRKPHRPETTIRQEDIFKASPGRDEPIRTVMTKGVAGIGKTVLTQKFTLDWAEDKANQDIQFIFPFTFRELNVLKEKKYSLVELVHDFLTETKEAGICKLEEFQVMFIFDGLDECRLPLDFHNNKILTDVTESTSVDVLLTNLIRGKLLPSACLWITTRPAAANQIPPECVDMVTEVRGFTDPQKEEYFRKRSKDEEQTRKIIYHIMTSRSLHIMCHIPVFCWITATVLEEVLKTREGGELPKTLTEMYIHFLVVQSKVKNIKYDGGDDTDPHWSPESRKMIESLGKLAFDQLQKGHLIFYESDLTECGIDIRSASVYSGVFTEIFKEERGLYQDKVFCFVHLSVQEFLAALHVLTFINSGVNPMAEGHKTSQLSKVFRDKPEPTHLYQSAVDKTLESPNGHLDLFLRFLLGLSLETNQTLLRGLLRQTGRSSQTNQKTVEYIKKKISENSSAERSINMFHCLNELNDRSLVEEIQQSLRSGRLSTGKLSPAQWSALVFILLSSGEDLDVFYLKKYSASEEGLLRLLPVVKVSNKALLSGCNLSGRSCEALSSVLSSQSSSLRDLDLSNNKLRDSGVKLLSTGLKSSHCTLKTLRLSGCNLSERSCEALSSVLSSQSSSLRDLDLNYNNLQDSGVMLLSAGLKSPHCTLETLRTDHGGQQWFRPGLRKYVCQLELDTNTVHRYLQLSDNNRKVSRVKEYQSYPDHPDRFISYPQFLCRSGLTGRCYWEVEWRGVVDISVSYRGISRRGDRDDCLFGRNDQSWSLSCSDDGYFVYHNNRRTTNSSSSSSSSSSSFSSDRVAVYVDCPAGTLSFFRVSSDTLIHLHTFSTTFTEPLYPGFGVWCYGSSVSLCPLQV